In Miscanthus floridulus cultivar M001 chromosome 5, ASM1932011v1, whole genome shotgun sequence, one genomic interval encodes:
- the LOC136449577 gene encoding serine carboxypeptidase 2-like, with the protein MMAAATVLAAATLALSCCCAASSAAATTVTAAAELDRIDGLPGQPTVNFSMYSGYVTDAAAGQALFYLLMEASGVPADSAPLVLWLNGGPGCSSIGYGAMEELGAFRVNPDGETLSLNPYAWNKVANVLFLDSPAGVGYSYTNNTNDLYDAGDNKTAHDSCAFLINWLERFLQYKYRDFYIAGESYAGHYVPQLSQVVYRNNKGIENPTLNFKGFMVGNAVIDDYHDYKGTFEYWWTHGLISDETYVKLWEACKYDVSENPSEECQNISEVAGAEQGNIDLYNIYTPTCKKTSLHKRRQIRGRMVCLS; encoded by the exons ATGATGGCGGCCGCAACTGTCCTGGCGGCAGCCACACTGGCGCTGTCCTGCTGCTGTGCCGCgtcatccgccgccgccaccaccgtgacggcggcggcggagttGGACCGCATCGATGGGCTGCCGGGCCAGCCGACGGTTAACTTCTCCATGTACTCCGGCTACGTCACCGACGCCGCCGCGGGGCAGGCGCTCTTCTACTTGCTCATGGAAGCCTCCGGCGTGCCGGCGGACTCGGCGCCGCTCGTGCTCTGGCTCAATGGCGGGCCCGGGTGCTCCTCTATTGGCTACGgcgctatggaggagctcggcgccttccgcgtCAACCCCGACGGCGAGACGCTCTCCTTGAACCCCTACGCCTGGAACAAAG TGGCCAACGTGCTGTTCTTGGACTCGCCAGCCGGCGTCGGCTACTCCTACACCAACAACACCAACGATCTGTACGATGCTGGTGACAACAAGACAG CTCATGACTCATGTGCTTTCTTGATAAATTGGTTGGAGCGGTTCCTGCAGTATAAGTATCGTGATTTCTACATCGCCGGAGAGAGCTATGCAG GCCACTATGTCCCTCAACTGTCTCAGGTAGTGTACCGAAACAACAAAGGAATTGAGAATCCAACCTTAAACTTCAAAGGCTTCATG GTTGGAAATGCAGTAATTGACGATTACCATGACTACAAGGGCACATTTGAGTATTGGTGGACACATGGGCTTATCTCCGATGAAACTTATGTGAAGTTGTGGGAGGCTTGTAAATATGATGTGTCTGAGAACCCCTCTGAGGAATGTCAAAACATCTCTGAAGTTGCCGGGGCTGAGCAAGGGAATATTGATTTATACAACATCTACACGCCTACTTGTAAGAAGACTTCATTGCATAAGCGCAGGCAAATAAGGGGAAGAATGGTATGTTTGAGTTGA